The Aspergillus luchuensis IFO 4308 DNA, chromosome 6, nearly complete sequence genome segment GCACCTCCAGGCTTGACGGATCAGCAGatcgaagagaagatcaCTCAGTTGGTGAAGGCGTCTTCATAGCGAAATCACGACGCGTTCGTATATGTTCATGCACCGCATTTCCAATTTGCACTGTATCTATAGATGAATTGAAACTCGTTCGCCGTGATAACCCAGTCAATATTTACACGATTCCATTGTTCGCTTTCCACTCTACAAAGAACTAGTACTGTTGGCGATTTCGCCGAATCTATATTGCGCCCAACTCATGCTTCCCTCCTTCAAAGTCCACAGCCTCCTTCCAACATCATCGCCCGCGGCCCCGGCTCCAATATGAATCGGAAGCAGGTGGTCGAAATACGGATGTGCCTGCCGAGCATCCGGCCGTTTCAGCAAATCTGCCATGGCCTGTTCTCGCTCCGCTGGCGCTTTCGTGACGGCCTCCTTCAGAGCTTCATCGAAGCTGGCAGTATACGGCAAAGGCCGCGGGTCACCCCAGGTGAATTGCATATCACGCAGGTTATGCACCGCCATACCGGAGACGATGATCAAGATGTTCTCCTCACGGAGTCTCGAGACCGCCTGACCAAGTCGGTAATGCTGGATAGGATCCTCCGTTTTGAACAGCGATACCTGCACAACAGGGACATTCAGAGGGTTCTTCTCAGGCTCAAAGGCTACGGACAAAAGTCAACATCTCCCAGCCAGACAGACCATCGTCCAATCTCAACCAAACATACCGCACTTGAAACTCGCCCACACACCATGATCAAGACCTCTCTTCACCCCCTCACCCTTAATCCCCGCCTGGCTCAACGCATCGAGGACCTTATTCGCAACCTCCCGACTCCCAACATTAGGATACTTCTCCTTGTAGTAATGACTAGGGAAGCCATAAAAGCTAAAACCAACGTTAACCAAACACCaaaccaccaaccaaccacacttaggaaagggaaaaaaaaaaaaaagagacaaCATACTCATAAATCAAATCCGTAATCTCCGCCGTATTAACCTGAATAGTATCCCTCCCCGCCTGCCAATGCGCCGAGaaaaccaccaccgcgcgCGGCTTCACCTTGGTAGTAATTTCCTTCCCTATCTCACCCAGCTTATGATACGCCGGGTGCTCATGATCATACATGATATTCGGCTGCACATAATCAGCATGCCAACCCCAATCTTTATACCACAAAACATAAAAAaggtggaaaagaaaaaaagaggataGGGTAGGGAAAACTCACCCCACCATGACTCAAAAAATAAACCGGCGTTCTCGCCATCGTAACCCGATCTTCaaaccctccttcacccaacttcttattcttcttcgtcactctATCCGAAAGACTTCCACCAccaggagtagtagtagtagaagtagtactCGCAACAAAACCCCGCGAAGCAGAAGCCCTACCACCCGCACCCAAAAGCCGTCTAAGACCGAACAGATTGGCGTCagtactaccaccactaccaatACTAGTACTTCCCGTATAGCCCCAAAAGCCAGCGACAGCAATGGCCAGAAGCAAAGTAATCAGGGAGAGGACCGCCAGGGTTGATTTCTGTTTTGGTGGTGTGCTAGTAGTGTTCtgatgagatgatggtgcggaggatgaggatggcggaATGGGGGCAGAAGACATAGATTATCTATAGGAAGGATTCGGAATGGTCCCGGTGCGGGCTCAGATCGGGGGGTAGTAGATAAAAGaaatggggaggggaagatgcATGGAAGGGTGCAGAAggatcttttcttctatttgtTGCGGGTTTCACGGAAGGATTTCTTCTTAATGAGTTGTGATTGATTTATTATGCAGGGTCTTGGGGGGTAGAATGTGGCTTATTGGTGTGGTGTGATGAGGGATTGGGCGATATTGTAATCATTAGCGATCCGATCGGGAGGAGGCGCTATCCGTCGGATGGAGTGCGGAATTGGGCCGCGGTAGTCTTGATTTCTTACATGGCATGAATATGTTTATGTTCATACTAGTGTACTGAAAAGTACTCTGTTCACAGAAGCAGTTCATTATTAaggtattataaaaaagggCATCATCATGCGGTGTCTAGTCTAAGCAAAATAACCATGGGAGTTGAAGATGCGGTCCGGTACAATCCAGATTGACCGGCCCAATCCATCTAATCATTCCCCCGGTGAAGTCCTCCCAAGCCAGAAAATGCATGCATCATAGTAATCCAATTCCAGCTCGTTAGGTGGGTATAAGCATACGCCAGCGATCAAAAGACACTGGCAGACAGGTCCAAAAAAGAGTATTAAACTGGTAGAACGAAAACATAAACATCCCCCGAAATTTCCACCATCCAGTTGTCATGCTCATTTACATAATGACACAATCGCCTTCGTTCTGCTTTTGTTGATTGACAGCAGACCGGGACAGTCGGGTCTTTTGCATCCGAGCGCCGCCCTGCTTGATCTCCTCGAGACGCTCACGCGCTTTGGGAAATTGTTGTGCTGTAGTGAAACTACATTAGCGATCGAAAGTGTATAAGGAAAGTAGAGAAACTCACCAGCTGCCCGCCAGTACCACCTCTTCGCATCGTCCAGGTTGGCAGCTACACCGATACCGACTTCGGTGAAATATCCCATCGCGTATTCTGCTTTGGCGAGACCGGCAGTCGCGGCTTTGCGCGCCCAGAGATAGGCTTCCGTGTCACTTTGCTGGAGGATACCCTCCGCTCCAGTAAGGTACCATCCACTGAGAGCAAGTTCACTCTGGTGCTCTCCTTGGGCAGCAGCATGAGTGTACCAGATGATACTCTGACGGAAGTCGACAGGGCATCCCATCAAGCCGTACTCATATGCAGATCCCAAGCGGAATTGAGAGAATTTGTATCCCAATTCGGCAGCCTGGTGGAAAAGTTGGCTTGCGTAGGCTTCATCCCGAACAACGACATCATTGGGACCCGCATTTGCGTACATAAGTGCAAGCTCATGAAGGGCATGTGGGTTCTCGGCATCGGCACGCTCTGCGGCACGCTTTAGCCAAGAGATACCTTCGCGAGGGTTCTTGGCCTGCCCAAGAAGGCCTTTGAGCAAGATCATTCCCATCTTGTACATCGCAGGCGGGTCTCCCAATGATGCAGCACGCTTGTACCATTGCACCGCTTTGAAAGGGTCGCGTTTAGTgcctccgccttcttcttgtcctaTCTCGCAGCATACAGCGACTCGGTAGGCAGACTGGGCATGTCCCGCCTTAGCAGCGGAATGATATAGGCTGTAAGCTTCCTTGGGATCCACTTGAAGACCCATCTGTCCTGACCCATAACAATCCGCAAGGAAGAACTGAGCGTCCGCGTATCCACTGGATGCCAACTTCTTGACGATCTTGTAGCCATCCATAACATACCTCTCGCGGGCTTTCGCTTTGGTCTTGGGATCCATCCGACTGCTGTCAACCAGGACGGTCGACGCCTCAACCAACTTCTTCgcaaggagaagctgggtCTTGTTGTCTGACGGCCTACTTTTGGCCATCTGTTGAAGTTGTTGAAGTTCCTGCTGGGTGACAGGACCGGATGCAGCTGGTTCCACGGGCGCGGCTTGCGGCGGggaagcagcaggaggggGAGCTGATGCGTTGGCATTGTTATATTGCCGTACCGGTGCAGGTTTGCTTCCCTGATCGTGGCCCGGCCGGAAAGGAACgggatggtgagggagaGCATCAGGATTCTTTTGGGGATCTACAGCTTCGGGCTGATTCAAAGCTGGTGCGGGTTCAGTCACAGGCATCGGTTGATTGGGCCTGTAGGGGCGAGGTGGATTGCCCCGGACAGAAGGCTCTGGGACAGGATAGCCGCTATTGGGTTCAGGATAAGCTGGCATTCCAGCGCCCCAGTTCCCCTGATCGTGAGGGTGGGGCTCCTCGTAGGGATGCGGATTGTAACCATATCCAGCACCAGCCTGAGCATAGGCAGGTTGGATTGGTGGACCCTCATTCGGCAGGTCAAACTGAAAGCCTGCGTTTGCAAATTGATTCGGCGCAACTGCGCCCCTGGCTTCCACTGGAGACTGCGGATAAGGATCGCTCGCTGCATGAGGGTTGAACGCGGTGTATCCCCCACGAGATGAGGGTGGCGACTCGATGGGTGCCTTGGCCTTCGGCTGTTCAAGGCCGGGCAAGCTTTCATCAATCACTCCGCCCTTCCCGAAATCAGGCATCGCATCGAAGTTGGGCATATCAGTCTCCCCAGCATGAGCCgaattataataactgtCCACCCATGCCTCAGTATCGAAATGCTCATGCGGACCCGGTTGCGGTTGAGAGTAAGGATCCTGGTAGGTTGATTGCCCAGGGTACAGAGGCttgggcggcggaggtgaCATTGTCGGCTGGACCGGCATGGTAGCACTTCGATTGACGTGTGGTACAGGCGGCGGGTCATTAGGATCGGTGTACGGCCTGTCGCTTCGAACAGACGAAGCTGCCGGACGGCCAGTACTTGCTGATCGCACAGGAGCGGCGGGGTAGTTGCTTCTACCACGACCGGGGGATACAGGTCTAGGTGGTCGCCTACTGTGCGAGGTATGCGGACGATCCGGCACCTGTGAAGGGGGTATTGGGCCACCATTGAGGTCCATTGCGGCCATCTCACCTTCAATACTTCTCGGTCCGCGCGGGTCTTTCGTGGGGAAAGATGGAAATGGATTATCAAATGCCATCTTATCAGGGGATTGCGGCGGACGAGCAGCTAGACTACGTCAACGGCACGTTCCAAGTAAGTGGGCTCCTTTATACTCACGTCGTCTCATCTGAGGAGGTGGTCTGTCCCCGTAGCCACGACGGCTATCATATCCCTGCGGCGGTGGAGGGCGTCCGCGATGTGCATATCCACGAGCCTCCATCGGGGGTCCATAGCCACCACGCGGAGGCCGCGGAGCCCCTGGCGGAGGCCCATAAGACCGTGGGACTGCGCTATCACCGGGATAACCGCGTCCTGAACCCTGAGGACCATTACTGTATCCATAGTATTGGTTGTCATAGCCATAATCATATTGTGCATTTGGCGGCGGACCCTGGTAGGCCCCGCCCCGGGCGGGAGGAGCGCGGGGACCATAGTTTCGCATCGGAGGGGCCCTCTGCGCTGGATGTTGCGGGTATGCCATTATGCCAACACTAATCTTGCGAACTGTACAAGGGAAAGGAGTCGACACGGGCTTTTGAACAAACGATTGCGGATTCTGTATCCGGGTTGGAAGCGCGGGGAACAATCAATCCACTAATAGACAATGCTCACGCCCCCCTTTCACTATCTACACCAATAGGAGGTCAGCCAGTGAGACAAAGGTACATATGGGCAAAATGCTGCTAGATCCTGTAGTAGTAGAGGGGGCGCTTAGCTTACTGGAAGCTAGGTAATGCGAAAAGTGACACCGGGACTAAGATTCAACAGTTCCATGCGATATATGCAGCCATTAGACCCTGAAGAAAGACCAGCGCGAGATAATTGTATCCTAgcgaaagggaaaggaatgcTGTCAGCGGTCGAATTGTGGGCGCAAATGACTGCAAAAGCCGGGGGCGCGATCGCACGGCGAATGCGCGAAGCCGGACCAACTCACCAGAACACGAGGGATAACCTTCCCCCCGCCAGGAATGAAGGAATGCGGGACCGAGGCAGGGAAAGCAAGATATAAAAGATGGCAAAGGAAGAATGACCTTTGTGAGAAAATAAAGAGCGTGTGACctccgagggaggaggaatttAAATTAGTGACagaaggggggtggtggaggttggCGGAGGTCAAGACGATAAGTGTCTTTGGGTGGTCGAGGGTTATAGGGACGGAGTCCGGAGTAGAGTACCTGACGGGTAAAGTAGTCTGactggatggagaggggaaaagagaaagccaCCCGTGATTTTAAAACTTCCCCCTCTGCTAGTAGACTGGAGTgacacaaaaaaaaaagtgggaGCGACGACACAAGGGattatgatttattattataattaccgATTGATTGACCGCGACGATGAAACACTTTATGAATGCCCACTCATTATGCCTTcgttctctcctctctcctttGTCTCTGATCAACCATGCGCGACTCCTAGCGAAATACCCATAATGCATGACTGAACTGTTCGTGCACCCACttaactatctactactcacTGGTCGGCTACTGACACTTTGGAACGGTTCTTCTGAACTGACCCACGCCCGTCCCGCCGGGAATACTGTCGCTGGTCAGAGTTAGATATCGGTGTCCACTTCTCGCCGGTACAAAAcggatctcctcctccgtcccccGACCCCATTCAGTCTAGTGGCAGCAGGAGTCATGGCTTTGGAAAGTTTGGAACCTGGGTGAAGGACATTAAAGAGGGACTTGGTGGCACTCGTGCCATGTATCGACAGTGGGTAATCATATCCCAGTGCACCGTCAACCAGACCTACCAGCATTCCCGACTGACCCTTCTTCAACTACAGAATCAGAAACCGTTGGAGTCTGATAACCGCTTGGCACGGCGCTACCCAAGACTCCCATCTAGGAAATGACGTTGGATATCCTCTTAAGGCTATTGACCCCTGAGACATGAGATCAACCGCACCCAAATATTTCGAACAGCCATTATCTGCCCATCACCTACAAACCCGCTGCAAGGTCTTGAGCCTTTGGATCATCAGGGGTCTGGAAGACTTGTGCCAATGGATAGTCAGTAAGCAGTTAATCTTTGAGGGGCTCCTAGTTTAGTACAACGACAGTGGTCAATATGGATCAAACCCCAGCGCAATCTCCGTTCGAAACTTAGGCGCTGCATTTCTATTGGTCTATACGAATACGACATAGCCCCATGCGTCGAATTACAATGAAGGATAAACACTCGGAGTCCGTTACCCAGCCTATGATGTTATCGATCAT includes the following:
- a CDS encoding DODA-type extradiol aromatic ring-opening family dioxygenase (COG:S;~EggNog:ENOG410PMBR;~InterPro:IPR014436,IPR004183;~PFAM:PF02900;~TransMembrane:1 (i31-51o);~go_function: GO:0008198 - ferrous iron binding [Evidence IEA];~go_function: GO:0008270 - zinc ion binding [Evidence IEA];~go_function: GO:0016491 - oxidoreductase activity [Evidence IEA];~go_function: GO:0016701 - oxidoreductase activity, acting on single donors with incorporation of molecular oxygen [Evidence IEA];~go_process: GO:0006725 - cellular aromatic compound metabolic process [Evidence IEA];~go_process: GO:0055114 - oxidation-reduction process [Evidence IEA]), with amino-acid sequence MSSAPIPPSSSSAPSSHQNTTSTPPKQKSTLAVLSLITLLLAIAVAGFWGYTGSTSIGSGGSTDANLFGLRRLLGAGGRASASRGFVASTTSTTTTPGGGSLSDRVTKKNKKLGEGGFEDRVTMARTPVYFLSHGGPNIMYDHEHPAYHKLGEIGKEITTKVKPRAVVVFSAHWQAGRDTIQVNTAEITDLIYDFYGFPSHYYKEKYPNVGSREVANKVLDALSQAGIKGEGVKRGLDHGVWASFKCAFEPEKNPLNVPVVQVSLFKTEDPIQHYRLGQAVSRLREENILIIVSGMAVHNLRDMQFTWGDPRPLPYTASFDEALKEAVTKAPAEREQAMADLLKRPDARQAHPYFDHLLPIHIGAGAAGDDVGRRLWTLKEGSMSWAQYRFGEIANSTSSL
- a CDS encoding putative chitin synthase activator (Chs3) (COG:M,O,T;~EggNog:ENOG410PHQ7;~InterPro:IPR011990,IPR006597;~PFAM:PF08238;~go_function: GO:0005515 - protein binding [Evidence IEA]); this encodes MAYPQHPAQRAPPMRNYGPRAPPARGGAYQGPPPNAQYDYGYDNQYYGYSNGPQGSGRGYPGDSAVPRSYGPPPGAPRPPRGGYGPPMEARGYAHRGRPPPPQGYDSRRGYGDRPPPQMRRPARPPQSPDKMAFDNPFPSFPTKDPRGPRSIEGEMAAMDLNGGPIPPSQVPDRPHTSHSRRPPRPVSPGRGRSNYPAAPVRSASTGRPAASSVRSDRPYTDPNDPPPVPHVNRSATMPVQPTMSPPPPKPLYPGQSTYQDPYSQPQPGPHEHFDTEAWVDSYYNSAHAGETDMPNFDAMPDFGKGGVIDESLPGLEQPKAKAPIESPPSSRGGYTAFNPHAASDPYPQSPVEARGAVAPNQFANAGFQFDLPNEGPPIQPAYAQAGAGYGYNPHPYEEPHPHDQGNWGAGMPAYPEPNSGYPVPEPSVRGNPPRPYRPNQPMPVTEPAPALNQPEAVDPQKNPDALPHHPVPFRPGHDQGSKPAPVRQYNNANASAPPPAASPPQAAPVEPAASGPVTQQELQQLQQMAKSRPSDNKTQLLLAKKLVEASTVLVDSSRMDPKTKAKARERYVMDGYKIVKKLASSGYADAQFFLADCYGSGQMGLQVDPKEAYSLYHSAAKAGHAQSAYRVAVCCEIGQEEGGGTKRDPFKAVQWYKRAASLGDPPAMYKMGMILLKGLLGQAKNPREGISWLKRAAERADAENPHALHELALMYANAGPNDVVVRDEAYASQLFHQAAELGYKFSQFRLGSAYEYGLMGCPVDFRQSIIWYTHAAAQGEHQSELALSGWYLTGAEGILQQSDTEAYLWARKAATAGLAKAEYAMGYFTEVGIGVAANLDDAKRWYWRAAAQQFPKARERLEEIKQGGARMQKTRLSRSAVNQQKQNEGDCVIM